In the genome of Pelodiscus sinensis isolate JC-2024 chromosome 3, ASM4963464v1, whole genome shotgun sequence, one region contains:
- the LOC102457518 gene encoding baculoviral IAP repeat-containing protein 5, whose amino-acid sequence MRRPAAAALLPAEWQLYLRETRLATYRSWPFTEGCACTPERMAAAGFIHCPSENGPDVVQCFFCFKELEGWEPQDDPVEEHRNHSSGCAFLSLRKNPDDLTLQEFLKLDKERMRNMIKNQISQKVTEFKEESKRVRRDIEKLVS is encoded by the exons ATGAGGCGCCCGGCGGCCGCCGCGCTCCTGCCCGCCGAGTGGCAGCTCTACCTGCGCGAGACGCGCCTGGCCACCTACCGCAGCTGGCCCTTCACCGAGGGCTGCGCCTGCACCCCGGAgcgg atggcagcagcCGGGTTCATCCACTGCCCCAGCGAGAACGGGCCCGACGTGGTCCAGTGCTTCTTCTGCTTCAAGGAGCTGGAAGGCTGGGAGCCGCAGGATGACCCTGT GGAGGAACACAGAAACCATTCCTCTGGGTGTGCTTTTCTCTCCCTCCGTAAGAACCCTGATGACCTGACACTGCAGGAGTTCCTGAAACTGGACAAGGAACGCATGAGAAACATGATT AAAAATCAAATTTCTCAGAAAGTGACGGAGTTCAAGGAAGAATCCAAGCGTGTGCGTCGTGATATTGAGAAGCTGGTCTCTTAG